In Paralichthys olivaceus isolate ysfri-2021 chromosome 13, ASM2471397v2, whole genome shotgun sequence, the following are encoded in one genomic region:
- the tmem116 gene encoding transmembrane protein 116 isoform X1, giving the protein MSSSSERNTTAAVDWTEVYEAVRCVQLVMALLSVLGSGSIIVCVMSQRLSRTPELQPLFLLSLSDLLLALCWLIGAALFSEGCRDLNTLCYNLHTVEQVLYMSSFFYTLNYMWNLYRGVREKLHSCLDGYSVQFSNRVRTAEKTTALLSGLVPLLLMTPVFIEGNISRCQSNFSRPYRCLLMDTGALYLTSELQQPIRGCRSLHTYAMAVFLVTSVFTLLSITVFMVKARHIYRRVVTSGGYLGNDQRTSFRVMDRRTLLYPLVFILCWGPAVALAFLRLVKPSACQGEAVVVLYVSQTFTSASQGFLNCLVYGWTRRSLRRAGRSMLSQDVDTQTPLLPSQKKKNYQALPNVS; this is encoded by the exons ATGTCCAGCAGCTCGGAGAGAAACACGACGGCAGCTGTggactggactgag GTGTATGAAGCCGTCAGGTGCGTCCAGCTGGTCATGGCTCTGCTCAG tgttctGGGCTCAGGCTCCATCATCGtctgtgtgatgtcacagagaCTCAGTCGGACGCCGGAG cttcagCCTCTTTTCCTGCTCAGCCTGTCCGACCTGCTGCTCGCCCTCTGCTGGCTGATCGGAGCCGCGCTGTTCTCAGAGGGCTGCAGAGACCTCAACACACTCTGTTACAACCTGCACACTGTGGAGCAg GTTCTTTACATGTCGTCGTTCTTCTACACACTCAACTACATGTGGAACCTTTACAGAGGAGTCCGAGAGAAGCTCCACAGCTGCCTGGACGGATACTCTGTACAG TTTTCGAACAGAGTGAGAACAGCTGAGAAAACCACGGCTCTGCTCTCAGG GCtggttcctctgctgctcatgaCGCCCGTGTTCATCGAAGGAAACATCAGCCGGTGTCAGAGTAACTTCAGTCGGCCGTACAG GTGTCTGCTGATGGACACCGGAGCGCTGTACCTGACCTCGGAGctccagcagccaatcagaggctgcCGCTCGCTGCACACCTACGCCATGGCCGTCTTCCTCGTGACCTCCGTCTTCACGCTCCTCAGCATCACG GTCTTCATGGTGAAAGCGCGTCACATTTATAGGCGGGTTGTGACGTCAGGCGGTTACCTTGGCAACGACCAGCGGACCTCTTTCCGTGTGATGGACAGACGGACGCTGCTGTACCCACTGGtcttcatcctctgctgggGTCCAG CTGTGGCTCTGGCGTTCCTGCGGCTGGTGAAGCCGTCAGCGTGTCAGGGTGAAGCCGTGGTCGTCCTCTACGTCTCACAG ACGTTCACCTCGGCCTCGCAGGGTTTCCTCAACTGTCTGGTCTACGGGTGGACACGCAGAAGCCTTCGCCGCGCCGGCAGGTCGATGCTGTCTCAGGACGTGGACACTCAGACGCCTCTGCTGCcatcacagaagaagaaaaactaccaGGCGCTGCCCAACGtcagctga
- the tmem116 gene encoding transmembrane protein 116 isoform X2, producing the protein MSQRLSRTPELQPLFLLSLSDLLLALCWLIGAALFSEGCRDLNTLCYNLHTVEQVLYMSSFFYTLNYMWNLYRGVREKLHSCLDGYSVQFSNRVRTAEKTTALLSGLVPLLLMTPVFIEGNISRCQSNFSRPYRCLLMDTGALYLTSELQQPIRGCRSLHTYAMAVFLVTSVFTLLSITVFMVKARHIYRRVVTSGGYLGNDQRTSFRVMDRRTLLYPLVFILCWGPAVALAFLRLVKPSACQGEAVVVLYVSQTFTSASQGFLNCLVYGWTRRSLRRAGRSMLSQDVDTQTPLLPSQKKKNYQALPNVS; encoded by the exons atgtcacagagaCTCAGTCGGACGCCGGAG cttcagCCTCTTTTCCTGCTCAGCCTGTCCGACCTGCTGCTCGCCCTCTGCTGGCTGATCGGAGCCGCGCTGTTCTCAGAGGGCTGCAGAGACCTCAACACACTCTGTTACAACCTGCACACTGTGGAGCAg GTTCTTTACATGTCGTCGTTCTTCTACACACTCAACTACATGTGGAACCTTTACAGAGGAGTCCGAGAGAAGCTCCACAGCTGCCTGGACGGATACTCTGTACAG TTTTCGAACAGAGTGAGAACAGCTGAGAAAACCACGGCTCTGCTCTCAGG GCtggttcctctgctgctcatgaCGCCCGTGTTCATCGAAGGAAACATCAGCCGGTGTCAGAGTAACTTCAGTCGGCCGTACAG GTGTCTGCTGATGGACACCGGAGCGCTGTACCTGACCTCGGAGctccagcagccaatcagaggctgcCGCTCGCTGCACACCTACGCCATGGCCGTCTTCCTCGTGACCTCCGTCTTCACGCTCCTCAGCATCACG GTCTTCATGGTGAAAGCGCGTCACATTTATAGGCGGGTTGTGACGTCAGGCGGTTACCTTGGCAACGACCAGCGGACCTCTTTCCGTGTGATGGACAGACGGACGCTGCTGTACCCACTGGtcttcatcctctgctgggGTCCAG CTGTGGCTCTGGCGTTCCTGCGGCTGGTGAAGCCGTCAGCGTGTCAGGGTGAAGCCGTGGTCGTCCTCTACGTCTCACAG ACGTTCACCTCGGCCTCGCAGGGTTTCCTCAACTGTCTGGTCTACGGGTGGACACGCAGAAGCCTTCGCCGCGCCGGCAGGTCGATGCTGTCTCAGGACGTGGACACTCAGACGCCTCTGCTGCcatcacagaagaagaaaaactaccaGGCGCTGCCCAACGtcagctga
- the LOC109646451 gene encoding gamma-aminobutyric acid type B receptor subunit 2-like → MEQSGRSETLVLLLLLGRLTVGPVLAQVRHPLPVLWMMPVSSGPGGENLTAGLGAAVTLALQDLKKQPPPLGNYDLQLQLLDSQCDPAKSLKALFDAMWAGPKYLMVFGGVCPGVTSLIARSLPALNLVQVSFAVSSPSLANRKWYGNLFSTMPSDRAVNQATVKLLQRHQWTRVGIVTQETPRLSKMKKDLMRQLLKVKVQPVSTETLSDDVCSSLKRLKDRDVRIIIAQFGEDSVSEVFCCAYRLNLFGSRYQWIVVDGGTGGWKLGGGVSGCTTTSVLTAADGSIRLQIRQLSSSNTPGVSGRTSQNYRDAYLHQLIQEGSPLSALHAFAYDSVWVAASALAQVMEAVKHREKFSAQRNVAVSEDEVQKMLLEAVKKTQFEGVTGPVFFRNGERPTTIELIQFQGSTGVLVGEFSSETQQLRLRNHLLKFQGRGPARDQTLVRPQRRHVNLLQYGIVSSAAAVTIIIALIVLCFIIIHRRHWPLRSGSVSQDELLLLGVLLSSSSVLVSGLDGASVSDGTFEILCSAGAWTLSVGHTVSSSVLLIKTWTLYSLCTIKPKLQSGSSRPLLWMLLMDVLVLSSWQILDPLRRVVLQHHAETDPSDQDVLVQPFSERCGCIHMELWLTAVCGYRGPLLGLGCFLAWNIRSVQTDRPAVSGRRLALSVFAVTAFSVSGVSGSLLTSHNPPLQFCLSSILILCCNICILIGLFGPTILHVRLNGSELQPPSDLQDEEAEEEDEEQLSRLNRRLKTRTSQLDAEIETITMQLSSESEILHHVMRSNNAELRSVSWNNEAPSDDRDSEKKLSSPEDVNAPELVRRRLSVQLPILHHSYLPVIGGVPSSSSSLFGSMEAFVHHDAIVTTMTSCPPGGTQQ, encoded by the exons ATGGAGCAGAGTGGACGCTCGGAGACTctcgtgctgctgctgctgctcggccgGCTGACCGTCGGCCCGGTGCTGGCTCAGGTCCGCCACCCTCTGCCTGTACTGTGGATGATGCCGGTCAGCTCCGGGCCCGGGGGGGAAAACCTGACGGCCGGACTGGGTGCAGCCGTCACCCTGGCTCTGCAGGACCTGAAGAAACAACCTCCACCGCTGGGAAACTATGatcttcagctgcagctgctggactcaCAG TGCGATCCTGCGAAATCGCTCAAAGCTCTGTTCGACGCCATGTGGGCGGGGCCAAAGTACCTGATGGTGTTTGGAGGGGTGTGTCCAGGGGTGACATCACTGATCGCTCGCTCTCTGCCAGCTCTCAACCTGGTGCAG GTGTCGTTTGCGGTGTCGTCCCCCAGCTTGGCCAACAGGAAGTGGTACGGGAACTTGTTCAGCACAATGCCATCAGACCGAGCTGTGAACCAGGCCACGGTCAAACTGCTGCAGCGCCACCAGTGGACCAGAGTCGGCATCGTCACCCAGGAAACACCCAGACTCTcaaag ATGAAGAAGGATCTGATGCGACAGCTGCtgaaggtcaaagttcagccTGTTTCCACGGAGACGCTCTCTGACGACGTCTGCAGCAGCCTGAAGAGACTGAAG GATCGTGACGTTCGGATCATCATCGCTCAGTTTGGAGAAGATTCTGTGTCTGAGGTTTTCTGCTGT GCGTACAGGCTGAACCTGTTTGGGTCTCGTTACCAGTGGATCGTTGTTGACGGAGGAACCGGCGGGTggaagctgggggggggggtctctggCTGTACGACCACCAGCGTCCTGACGGCTGCAGACGGATCCATCAGGCTGCAGATCAgacagctcagcagcagcaacacacccGGAGTCTCTGGACGG ACGTCTCAGAACTACCGGGACGCCTACCTCCACCAGCTGATCCAGGAGGGGTCACCGCTCAGCGCCCTCCATGCCTTTGCCTACGACAGTGTGTGGGTGGCGGCCTCCGCCCTGGCTCAGGTGATGGAGGCCGTGAAGCACAGAGAGAAGTTCAGCGCCCAGAGGAACGTGGCGGTCAGCGAGGACGAGGTGCAGAAGATGCTGCTGGAGGCCgtgaagaaaacacagtttgaaGGCGTCACG gGACCAGTTTTCTTCAGAAACGGAGAAAGACCGACGACCATCGAACTGATTCAGTTTCAAG gcagcaCTGGTGTGTTGGTGGGTGAGTTCagttcagaaacacaacagctcCGACTGAGGAACCACCTTCTGAAGTTTCAAG GTCGAGGACCAGCCCGAGATCAGACCCTGGTGCGTCCGCAGCGTCGTCACGTGAACCTTCTTCAGTACGGCATCGTTTCCTCGGCTGCAGCTGTGACCATCATCATCGCTCTGATCGTCCTctgcttcatcatcatccaccGCAGACACTG gcCGCTGAGGTCGGGCAGCGTGTCCCAGGACGAGCTGCTCCTGCTGGgcgtcctcctctcctcctcctcagtcctgGTCTCCGGTCTGGACGGAGCCTCGGTGTCTGACGGGACGTTTGAGATTCTTTGTTCT gctGGGGCGTGGACTCTGTCTGTGGGTCACACCGtgtcctcctctgtgctcctcATCAAAACATGGACTCTTTATTCTCTCTGCACAATCAAGCCGAAG CTGCAGAGTGGAAGCAGCCGCCCTCTGCTCTGGATGCTCCTGATGGACGTGTTGGTTTTAAGCTCCTGGCAGATTCTGGACCCGCTCAGACGGGTggtgctgcagcatcacgcagAG acgGACCCGTCGGACCAGGACGTCCTGGTTCAGCCGTTCTCTGAACGCTGCGGCTGCATCCACATGGAGCTGTGGCTAACTGCTGTGTGCGGCTACAGaggccccctgctg GGTCTGGGATGTTTCCTGGCCTGGAACATCAGGTCGGTGCAGACGGACCGTCCTGCTGTCAGCGGTCGACGTCTGGCGCTGAGCGTGTTCGCAGTGACGGCGTTCAGTGTGTCAGGAGTGTCGGGGTCACTGCTCACGTCCCACAATCCTCCTCTTCAGTTCTGTCTGAGCAGCATCCTCATCCTCTGCTGTAACATCTGCATCCTGATTGGCCTGTTTGGACCGACG ATTTTACACGTGAGACTGAACGGCAGCGAACTGCAGCCGCCGTCAGATCTGCAGgatgaggaggcagaggaggaagacgaggagcaGCTGAGCAGGTTGAACCGACGGCTGAAGACTCGAACGTCACAG ctcgATGCAGAAATAGAAACCATCACCATGCAGCTGTCGTCAGAGTCCGAGATCCTCCATCATGTGATGAGATCAAACAAcg ctgagctCAGATCTGTGAGCTGGAATAATGAAGCTCCTTCTGacgacagagactcagagaagAAACTGTCGAGTCCAGAGGACGTCAACGCTCCTGAACT CGTCCGGCGGCGTCTGTCCGTGCAGCTGCCGATCCTCCATCACTCCTACCTGCCTGTCATCGGTGGCGTcccctccagcagctccagtctGTTCGGCAGCATGGAGGCCTTCGTTCACCACGACGCCATCGTGACCACGATGACATCCTGCCCACCGGGCGGCACGCAGCAGTGa
- the LOC109647542 gene encoding zinc finger protein 271-like, which produces MNGVKFEAEQRGADCQGEATDPDEPASKQGSCQSKYRHRCTVCSREFARPSRLADHMAAHSGDKPHSCSVCGKRFSKKINVTVHQRVHTGEKPYSCPICGVSYAQLGCLRRHRLGHAAEKPHQCSVCGRGFVQRRHLVQHERMHTGERPFSCPLCPKRFASRTGLSGHQKTHKEENLRSCSFCEKVFSTPSSYRDHVRLHTGQKPHPCSLCHKSFNRPGLLRKHLQKHAEEEDVLEAAKRGETSHSCLLCHKKFSTAEKLQLHQHFHQRVLHFTCDTCGRGFTRASRLSEHVRSHTGEKPFECDVCQKRFSVQRVFRKHQEIHSKEGHAAAATAPDEWPPSQGVHQIDAMKKHHCCSACGKTFTTAANLRSHVRIHMSDKPHSCSICSKSFLRPCLLRKHMRIHIRDGLIADPADKEFWSNMQTMEEEEEEEETEENTGMKMEEEEEDGLDDQDSGDHFSTAESFTWRSSPLPGNHDDRDRSVLKRDDGEGNEDGDVSGLINSDGEEEEWRPPLTESTSGSETPADGRGDGKGKHCCPVCSRDCFKASALQKHLRIHSGERPFQCPTCRKSFTQQVHMTEHLRIHTGEKPYTCTDCRKSFTFSSALRRHQRLHTDARPYQCSVCQKTFKQQCSLKTHLLTHSGVRYQCPLCSKSFSRALELTYHVDMHSDAQPYFCDICKKNLSGARIYRNHMKKHESQTSVQTPPRDGAKEAVRATESL; this is translated from the exons atgaaTGGAGTGAAATTTGAAGCAGAACAAAGAGGAGCAGACTGTCAAG GAGAAGCGACAGATCCAGACGAACCTGCTTCAAAACAaggcagctgtcagtcaaaataCCGTCACCGCTGCACAGTATGCAGCAGAGAGTTTGCTCGTCCGTCCCGCCTGGCGGACCACATGGCTGCGCACTCAGGCGACAAACCGCACAGCTGCTCCGTGTGTGGGAAGCGCTTCAGCAAAAAGATAAACGTGACAGTGCATCAGCGCGTCCACACCGGTGAGAAGCCGTACTCTTGTCCGATCTGCGGGGTCAGCTATGCCCAGCTGGGCTGCCTGCGGAGGCACCGGCTCGGACACGCCGCTGAGAAGCCCCACCAATGCTCGGTATGTGGGCGAGGATTCGTTCAGCGGCGGCACCTTGTACAACACGAACGGATGCACACAGGCGAGAGGCCGTTCTCCTGTCCGCTGTGTCCCAAGCGCTTTGCCTCTAGGACCGGGCTCAGCGGTCACCAGAAGACCCACAAAGAGGAGAACCTGCGCTCCTGCTCGTTCTGTGAGAAGGTTTTCTCCACACCGTCGTCCTATAGGGATCATGTGAGGCTCCACACGGGACAGAAACCACACCCCTGCTCGTTGTGCCACAAGAGCTTCAACCGGCCGGGGCTGCTGAGGAAACACCTGCAGAAACATGCCGAGGAAGAAGATGTGCTCGAGGCTGCAAAGAGG GGGGAAACGTCTCATAGCTGCCTCCTGTGCCACAAGAAATTCTCCACCgctgagaagctgcagctgcaccagCACTTCCACCAGAGGGTGCTGCACTTCACCTGCGACACCTGTGGCCGCGGTTTCACCAGAGCGTCCCGGCTGAGCGAGCACGTCAGGTCTCATACCGGAGAAAAACCGTTTGAGTGCGATGTCTGCCAGAAGAGATTTTCTGTACAGAGAGTGTTCAGGAAGCACCAGGAGATCCACAGCAAGGAGGGACACGCCGCCGCCGCCACAGCCCCCGACGAGTGGCCGCCTTCACAAGGCGTCCACCAG ATCGATGCTATGAAGAagcatcactgctgctcagCTTGTGGAAAGACTTTCACCACCGCCGCCAACCTGAGATCGCACGTGAGGATCCACATGTCCGACAAACCTCACTCCTGCAGCATCTGCTCCAAGAGCTTCCTGCGGCCCTGCCTGCTCCGCAAACACATGAGGATTCACATCAGGGACGGACTCATCGCCGACCCCGCCGACAAG GAGTTCTGGTCAAACATGCAGaccatggaggaggaggaggaggaggaggagacagaggagaacacagggatgaagatggaggaggaggaagaagacggTCTGGATGACCAG GACTCAGGAGACCATTTCTCCACAGCCGAGTCCTTCACCTGGAGATCCAGCCCGCTGCCTGGTAACCATGACGACCGTGACCGCTCGGTGTTGAAGAGGGACGACGGGGAAGGAAATGAGGACGGAGACGTCAGCGGTTTGATAAActctgatggagaggaagaggagtggagGCCGCCACTCACAG AATCAACGAGCGGCTCGGAGACGCCGGCGGACGGCCGCGGGGACGGTAAAGGGAAACACTGCTGTCCCGTGTGCAGTCGTGACTGTTTCAAAGCGTCGGCGCTGCAGAAACACCTGAGGATTCACTCGGGCGAGCGTCCGTTCCAGTGCCCCACCTGCAGGAAGAGCTTCACGCAGCAGGTTCACATGACGGAGCACCTGAGGATTCACACCGGAGAGAAGCCCTACACCTGCACCGACTGCAGGAAGAGCTTCACCTTCTCCAGCGCTCTGCGCCGGCACCAGCGGCTGCACACCGATGCGCGACCGTACCAGTGCTCCGTCTgccagaagaccttcaaacagCAGTGCTCGCTCAAGACCCACCTGCTGACACACTCAGGAGTCCGCTACCAGTGTCCGCTCTGCAGCAAGAGCTTCAGCCGCGCTCTGGAGCTCACCTACCACGTGGACATGCACTCAGACGCCCAGCCGTACTTCTGCGACATCTGCAAGAAGAACCTGAGTGGAGCCAGGATCTACCGCAACCACATGAAGAAACACGAGTCACAGACTTCGGTGCAGACGCCACCACGAGACGGTGCAAAGGAAGCGGTCAGAGCCACTGAGAGTCTTTAA
- the LOC138413474 gene encoding uncharacterized protein encodes MFSFMKLLCVLALTLLPVSEASWGEGDATSHSYDLSGSALTRVYNSPVYLAERMKRPLAGSSIRLGPISHSGVRVTLQDGAQWLIHKGDGYGISSDTVVTDAGHMSSSWEVVARKNFEGSKTVSDFVRTGGSDYSLLFDNCHLSSRRMMNQRRRRSGQRLFNVMK; translated from the exons ATGTTTTCCTTCATGAAGCTTCTCTGCGTCCTGGCTCTGACTCTGCTGCCTGTTTCTGAGGCGTCTTGGGGTGAAG GAGACGCCACTTCTCACAGCTACGACCTGTCGGGCTCAGCCCTGACCAGGGTCTACAACTCCCCGGTGTACCTGgctgagaggatgaagaggccGCTGGCTGGATCCTCCATCCGGCTGGGACCCATCAGCCACTCTGGAGTCCG AGTGACGCTGCAGGACGGGGCCCAGTGGCTCATCCATAAAGGGGACGGATACGGAATATCGTCTGATACGGTCGTGACCGATGCTGGACACATGAGTTCATCCTGGGAG GTCGTCGCACGTAAGAATTTCGAAGGATCAAAGACAGTTTCTGATTTTGTGCGAACGGGCGGCAGCGACTACAGCCTGCTGTTTGACAACTGTCACCTGAGCTCCCGTCGGATGATGAACCAGAGACGCAGACGTTCAGGTCAACGTTTGTTCAACGTgatgaaatga
- the rpp25l gene encoding ribonuclease P protein subunit p25-like protein, which translates to MENYSKARTVEQPSVCPFPGLDPDTPEVRVRDGSKIRNLLRYALSRMETKSRAAEETGRLAPEEGGVAVEGQQEAPVQPLCKQIIFTASGKGVSKAITCAEIVKRRVKGLHQLTRLLYSTVVEVWEPLEPTAGLDSLTVNRKLPAVWILLSREPLDCGQPGYQAPGRYDALWVQSANRDEGGGIPAQRPGHRRKRGGGGGEGSGGGRGRGKGLGRKTGRSRDAAK; encoded by the coding sequence ATGGAGAACTACAGTAAAGCTCGGACGGTGGAGCAGCCCTCTGTCTGTCCGTTCCCCGGACTTGACCCTGACACGCCAGAGGTCCGGGTCAGAGACGGCAGCAAGATCCGCAACCTACTGCGATACGCCCTGAGCCGCATGGAGACCAAATCCAGAGCAGCTGAAGAGACGGGACGCCTGGCGCCAGAGGAGGGAGGCGTGGCTGTGGAGGGACAACAGGAGGCCCCGGTCCAGCCCCTCTGCAAACAGATCATCTTCACGGCGAGTGGTAAAGGCGTCTCCAAAGCCATCACCTGTGCTGAGATCGTGAAGCGGCGCGTGAAGGGGCTCCACCAGCTCACCCGGCTGCTGTATAGCACCGTGGTCGAGGTGTGGGAGCCGCTGGAGCCCACCGCCGGCCTCGACAGTCTGACAGTCAACAGGAAGCTGCCCGCCGTCTGGATCCTCCTCTCCAGAGAACCACTGGACTGTGGCCAGCCCGGTTACCAGGCCCCCGGGCGATATGACGCCCTGTGGGTTCAGTCTGCAAACAGAGATGAGGGGGGAGGCATCCCCGCACAGAGACCAGgacacaggaggaagagagggggaggaggcggGGAAGGCAGTGGTGGAGGCCGAGGCAGAGGGAAGGGTCTCGGACGTAAGACTGGACGATCCAGAGATGCAGCTAAATGA